The genomic window TGGTTTGAGCCGAGAGCTTGCCATGCTTTCCTATTTTGGGCGTATTAATTATGATTTTGCGGGAAAATATTTATTAGAGGCAAACTTCCGTGCGGATGCTTCCTCTCGTTTTGCTCCGGGACATCGTTGGGGATATTTCCCTTCTTTCTCCGGTGCTTGGCGTATCAGCGAGGAGGAGTTTATGGAAAGTACGCATGATTGGTTGAGCAGTTTGAAGATTCGTGCTTCTTGGGGTATGTTAGGTAATCAAGACGCCTTAAATAAATCGAATCCTTGGGAGAACCAATATTATCCTTGGATGCAGACTTATAATTTGGATGGTAATTATCCTATGGGAGGCAACTTGACGACGGGATATTATCAGAAAGCCTATCGTATCGAGGATTTGTCATGGGAGAAATCTACGACTTGGGGTATTGGCTTGGATGCGGTTATTAATCATGTGACTTTCACGTTTGATTACTATGATCGCAAGACTACGGATATCATCATGGAGGTACCGGTCCCGACTGAGTTTGGCTTGGATCCTTATTTCGACAACGTGGGTTCTATGCGTAACCGAGGTGTCGAGGTACAGCTAGGTTATAACAATAAGTGGAATGACTGGTCATTGAATGTGATGGGAAATATGGCCTATAATAAGAACAAGATCGAGGATTTAGGAGGTGTAGACCGTATGACAAATCCTGATGACGGTGATTTGTGGCGTTTTGTTGGAAAGCCAATCGATTCTTACTATGTATATAAGGCTGATGGCTTTTTCCAATCTGACGCGGAGGCACAGCAATGGATGGATACCTATAAAGGAAAAGACGGCTACCCGTTCGGACAGGATTTCCAAGCTGGTGATTTACGTTATGTAGATACGAATGGAGATGGAAAGCTGGATGCGGATGACCGTGTATTGTCTAAGACTATCAATCCAGTTGTTACATTTGGTTTGAACTTGAATGTAGGCTATAAAGCATTTGACTTGACTTTAAACTTCACCGGTGCGGCTAATGTAGGCCGTGCGTTTACGAAAGAAGCGTTTGGTGAGTTCTCGGGTAGTGCCGGACATCCTTCTACTGCATGGCTGGATAGCTGGACACCGGAAAATACCAATGCAAGTATGCCGCGTGTAGCGGAGTCTAGAAAATCTCCGAGTGAGGCTTCTAACGTGATGTCTGATTTTTGGGTAATTAATACCAGTTACCTGCGTCTGAAGACATTGCAATTGGGATATACGCTTCCAAAGAGTGTGCTGAACGCTATCGGTTTGTCGAATGTACGTGTTTATTATTCTGCGGAGAATTTGTTTACGATAGATTCTATGCCATTGAACGTAGACCCGGAGACGGTTAGTTCCCGTTTGTCTAGCTACCCATTAGTGATGACAAATTCTTTTGGCGTAAATGTGACATTCTAATTAGTTAAGACCATTTAAATAGAAGATTTTATGAAACGATTATCAATATATATGTTGGCGGCTGGTATGGCTGCGTTATCTACTTCGTGTTCGGATTTTCTGGATACGGTGCCTAAGGATCAGTTGGCTCCTTCTACCACATGGCAGACAGAGGCGGATGCGAAGGGCTTCATAGTAGGCTGTTATAAGGATTTGCTAGATGGAAATACGTTGCTTTATCTGGATTGTGGCTCAGATATAGGCTATAATAATTTCCCTTGGGAAGGATTCCGCCCGTGGGGGGATGGGTCATTGTCTAGTTCTAATCCTGGGCAGATCCTTTATGATTACAAGTCGATTCGTAAGGCGAATACATTCTTGGAGAATGTAGACAAGGTGACGTTTTCTAGTGACGCTGTAAAAGCTAATTATGTGGCTCAAGCTAAAGCGATCCGTGCTTATAAGTATTTCTTGATGAATTGGTGGTATGGTGGTGTGCCTATTATTAGTTCTTATTCAAGTGCGGACGAGGCTAAAGTGGAACGTAATACGGAACAAGAGGTACGCGATTATATAGCTAAGGATTTAGACGAGGCCTTAGCTGGGATTGCGGAGGCTCCGGAGGCTCGTGGCTATATCGCTAAAGGTGCTGTTTTAGCTATCAAGATGCGTGAGGCTTTGTATTATGGTGATTGGCAAAAGGCAAAAGACGCAGCTAAGGCAATCATTGATTTGAAGCAGTATGAGTTGGATCCGGATTATACGAATCTTTTTAAGGTATCGGGAGTGGATTCTAAAGAGATAATCCTAGCGGATCAGAATATTGAGACGTTGGACGGATTGGGAACCATCGGGCAAATGTATAATAATGTTGACCAAGGTTGGTCTTCTATCGTCCCGACCCAGAATTTGGTGGATATGTATGAAATGTCAGATGGATTGACGAAAGAAGAGTCGAAGACTTATGACGCAAAGCATCCGTTCGCGAATCGCGACCCTCGTATGGCCATGACCATTTTATATCCGGGACGTGACTGGAGAGGTGATGTCTTGAATACTTTGGATGAGAAACTTCAAGATGGTACTGTCAACAAGAACTTCCCGACTTATACAGATAATGCTTCCAAGAGTGCTTTGACTTGGGCGAAATACTTGGATCCGATGGATCAATATGGAGATGTTTGGAGTTCGGGAGCTTGTCCGATCGTATTCCGTTATGCGGAGGTTCTATTGACGTATGCGGAGGCCGCGAATGAGCTGAGCGGTCCTTCTGATGAGATCTATGGTTATTTGAACCAGATCCGCCAGCGTGTAGGAATGGGGGAAGTGGATAAGGCTAAATATGGGACGAAGGATAAACTTCGTGAATTGATCCGTCGTGAGCGTACGGTAGAGTTGGCCGGCGAAGGCTTGCGCCGTGCGGACATCGTCCGTTGGCAGGAAGATGGAAAGATGCTTGCCGAGAAAGTCATGAATGGTGATTTGTTACGTGTTACAGGAACGATTAATTATGGGGAGTCTGAGCCTACTAAACGTGCGGAAATCACGGGTACGGCTGTTATTGAGACTCGCCAGTTCTCTTCTCGTAACCGTTACTTGCCGATTCCTCAAACAAGCATGGATAAGAATCCGAACTTGAAACAGAATCCGGGTTATTAATTTCCTATAAAGATGTTAGATAAAGAAGGGGGAAGGCCGAGAGGTTTTCCCCTTTTTTAGTTACATTTGGCGGATACTGAGATTGTATGTCTCATGTGTGCTTTAAGTATATAAATTGATTCCGTTATGAAAAAGAAACTGATAGCTTTCGTTTGCTTTCTTCTCGTATCCTTGTCTGGTCTGCCCCAGTTGCCTGTACGGTTGAACGAGCGTCCGGTGGTGTTGAATACGTCTACCGGGGTATTAAAAGGGAAGATGGTAACTCCCAATCAGGAGTCCGGTTATCCTGTGGTATTGATCATCCCCGGCTCCGGCCCTACGGATATGGACGGGAACTCCGCCGCCTTGCCGGGTAAGAATAATTCCTTGAGATATTTGGCGGAAGGGCTGGCAGGGAAGGGTATCGCTTCCCTGCGTTATGATAAGCGGGGTATCGCTTCGAGCGCCTCGGCCGGAAAGGATGAGTATTCCATGCGTTTCGAGGACGGGATCAAGGACGCACGAGGCTGGATCGATTATTTAAGCAAGGACAAACGGATCTCCGGAATCTATGTGTTGGGGCATAGCGAGGGAGCGTTGGTCGGTATGGCGGCTTCGGTGGATAATCCGAAAGTGAAAGGATACATTTCGGTGGCGGGTGCGGGGCGTCCCGCTTATGAGATCATAGAGGAACAGATGGCCGGTCAACCGGAAGTGATCCGGAATATGGTGAGATCCATAAACACGTCCTTGAAGGAAGGGAAGCTCGTACCGGACGTGCCGATCGGTTTGCAAGCCCTGTTCCGCTCGTCGGTACAGCCTTATATGATCTCATGGTATACGTATAATCCGCAGGAAATCATCAAGAAACTAAAAGTCCCGGTGTTGATCTTGCAAGGGGATAAGGATATGCAAGTATCCGTAAAAGACGCCGAACTATTGAAGCGATCCCAACCTTCGGCCGATTACCATTTGATCGGGAATATGAACCATCTGATGAAGACTTGCGATACGATGGATCAGCAAAAACAGATGGCTACCTATACCGATCCGGCCCTTCCGTTGCATAAGGATGTGCTGATATTAATTGAAAAGTTTGTGAGTAAACCTTGAACTGTTGTATCTTTGCGGTCATAAATTAAAGAGACAGTATGATTTCGGTTGAAGGACTAACAGTGGAGTTTGGCGGTTTTACGCTTTTTGATGATATTTCTTTTGTGGTAAACAAGAAGGACCGTATCGCTTTGGTGGGCAAGAACGGAGCGGGCAAATCTACAATGTTGAAAATATTCGCAGGCCTGCAATCGCCGACTTCTGGAACTGTTAGCGTACCGAAGGAGGTCACGATCGGATACCTGCCCCAGCACATGCAATTGGTGGATACCCGTACGGTTCGGGAGGAGGCGGAATGCGCTTTCGAGCATATCCATGAGATGGAGGAGGAGATCAATCGCTTGAATACTCAATTGGCGGAGCGTACGGATTATGACTCCGAGGGCTATCAAAAGCTGATTGATCGTGTCACGTATCTATCGGAGCATTTCCAGATGATGGGAGGAAACAACTACCATGCGGAGTTGGAGCGTACATTGGCCGGACTAGGTTTTAGCCGTAGCGATTTCGACCGCCCGACGTCTGAGTTCAGCGGAGGCTGGCGCATGCGTATCGAGTTGGCGAAGCTCTTACTCCGTAGGCCGGACGTGTTGCTGCTGGATGAGCCGACGAACCATCTGGATATCGAGTCCATCCAATGGTTGGAGAACTTTATCGCTACCCGTGCCAACGCTGTGATCTTAGTGTCGCACGACCGTGCCTTTATCGATAATACGACTTTCCGGACCTTGGAGATCGAACTAGGTAAGGTCTACGATTATAAGGTAAAATATTCGGAGTACGTCGTACTTCGCCGTGAACGCCGTGAGCAGCAGCAGCGCGCTTATGAGAACCAACAGAAGAAATTGGCCGATACCGAGGCGTTTATCGAGCGTTTTCGTTATAAAGCCACGAAGTCCGTACAGGTACAATCCCGCATCAAACAATTGGAAAAAGTGGAACGTATTGAGGTAGACGATGTGGATACAGCCATGTTGCGGCTGAAATTTCCGCCCGCTCCCCGTTCCGGTTCTTATCCGGTGATCTGCGAGGAGGTGGCGAAGCGTTATGGCGATCATCTGATCTTCGATCATGTGACGCTTACGATCAACCGGGGTGATAAAGTCGCTTTTGTCGGAAAGAACGGTGAGGGTAAATCTACCTTGGTGAAATGTATCATGGGAGAGATTACCGATTTCACCGGAAAGCTCCAATTAGGCCATAACGTGAAGATCGGTTACTTCGCCCAGAACCAAGCGCAGCTATTGAACGAGAACCTTACCGTTTTCGATACGATCGATTACGTAGCCCAAGGGGATATCCGTTTGAAGATACGGGATATCCTAGGTGCTTTCATGTTTGGCGGCGAGGCCTCCGATAAGAAGGTGAAAGTCCTGTCGGGTGGCGAGCGTACCCGTTTGGCGATGATCCGCTTGTTATTGGAGCCGGTCAACCTGCTGATTCTCGATGAGCCGACGAACCACTTGGATATGCGTTCGAAAGACGTGCTGAAAGACGCCTTGAGGGAGTTCGACGGCACGGTGATCGTGGTTTCCCACGACCGTGAGTTCTTGGATGGCCTAGTCGATAAGGTCTATGAGTTCGGTAACCAGAAAGTCGTCGAGCATTTAGGCGGCATCTATAATTTCTTGGAGCATAAGAAAATGGATAGCTTGCGTGAATTGGAACGTTCTACTGGGACGAGTACTTCCATGTCCGGTACCGGTGAGGCTCAGGTATCCCATAACAAGCTCTCCTATGAGGCAAGGAAGGAACTGAGTAAAGTGATTAAGAAAGCGGAGAAAGCTGTTGCCGAGGCCGAGGCCCGTATCTCGGAGCTTGAGAATGGCATTGCCGTTATCGAGGCGAAGCTGGCTACGCCGGAAGGTGCCTCCGACGCTTCTCTCTACGGTGAATATTCTGCCCTAAAAAAAGAACTTTCCGATGCGATGGATCTATGGACCGAACGGACAATGGAGTTGGAAGAGTTGAATACGCAGGATTCATGAAAAGGCTGCTAGTCAGTGAAAGGCAGCTTATCTGATCTTTTTGATTCAAATACTCCTGTTTTCGTGACAAGTGCTTGCCGTTGATGATGCGAAATAGCGGAAGAGAGAGTGCGAGAGCTGGCTTTTAAAAGGGAGAATATCCCTTTTCCCATGCGTGATAGGCCGCATTGGGCTACGCCAGTACTGCCATCGGCCGACGCATATGCCGCCGTTGGGCATCGTGACTACTCAAGAATAGGGTTATGACTACTCGTGAATAGGCATTCTTACCCTGCTAGAACCGTATTGTAACCCTATAAATGATACCAATCTCTCCCTTTGATATGAATTAGGATGAATTGATTTCGCTAGAATAAAAGGCTGTTTTGGGGTATGGTGTTGGCCATTAGTTGATTACTGAAATTTTCTTTCGGATTTAGAGGCGAGCTGTACTTAGGGCCCGGAATATTCGATTCTCCGGAGGTTCGGATTACAAAGTGTCATTTTGATTATTCTTTGAAAATAACCTCTAATAGCTTACTCGTTTTAAAAAGAAAGTCCTTAACTTTGCTATCCAAAGAAACGCGAAAGCTTAAAACACATATCATGTTAACACAGATCATTAATGGAAAGATTCTTACCCCGCAAGGCTGGCTGAAAGACGGCTCGGTATTGATAAGCGACGGGAAGATTTTAGAAGTGACAAACTGCGACTTAGCGGTAGTGGGGGCAACCTTGATAGACGCCAAAGGTATGTACATCGTCCCCGGAGGCGTGGAAATTCACGTGCACGGAGGTGGAGGCCGTGATTTTATGGAAGGCACCGAGGAAGCTTTCCGTGCGGCGGTGGCCACACACATGAAACACGGTACTACCAGTATCTTCCCCACCTTATCCTCTTCTACCATCCCGATGATCCGTGCCGCCGCCGAGACCACCGAGAAACTGATGGCCGAGAAAGATAGCCCGGTTCTGGGGCTTCACTTAGAAGGACATTATTTCAATATGAAAATGGCTGGTGGACAAATCCCTGAGAACATCAAGAATCCCGATCCCGAGGAATATATCCCTTTGCTGGAGGAAACGCATTGTATCAAGCGCTGGGATGCCGCTCCGGAACTTCCGGGAGCGATGCAGTTTGGTAAATATATCACCTCGAAAGGCGTGCTCGCCTCGGTAGGGCATACCCAAGCCGAGTTTGAGGATATCCTGACCGCTTATGAGGTAGGTTATACCCACGCCACCCATTTCTATAACGCCATGCCGGGCTTCCATAAACGCCGCGAGTATAAGTATGAGGGAACGGTGGAAAGTATCTATCTGCTCGATGATATGACCGTCGAGGTCGTGGCCGATGGTATCCATGTGCCGCCTACGATCCTTCGTCTGGTCTATAAGATAAAAGGTGTGGAACGCACTTGTCTGATCACGGATGCCTTGGCTTGCGCTGCCAGTGATAGCCAAGTCGCTTTCGATCCCCGTGTCATCATCGAGGATGGCGTGTGTAAGTTGGCCGACCGCTCGGCCTTGGCGGGTAGTGTCGCCACGATGGACCGCCTGATCCGTACGATGGTGCAGAAGGCCGAGATCCCCTTGGAGGATGCCGTGCGTATGGCCTCGGAGACTCCCGCCCGTATCATGGGCGTATCCGATCGCAAGGGAACGTTGCAGCGGGGCAAAGACGCCGATATCGTCTTGTTGGACCGTGACTTGAATGTCCGTGCGGTCTGGGCGATGGGTAAGTTGGTTGAAGGTACGAATAAACTATTCTAAGCAAGAACGATTATGTTGACACAGATTATAAATGGCCATATCCTTACGCCGCAAGGATGGATGAAGGATGGTTCCGTATTGATTAGCGACGGGAAGATATTGGAGGTTACAAATAGCGATTTAGCGGTGATTGGCGCCAAGGTGGTGGATGCGAAAGGAATGTCGATCGTTCCCGGTTTCGTGGCGATGAATATCCATGGCGGTGGGGGCTTCGACTTCTCCGAATGTACGGAAGAGGCTTTCCACGGTGCGGTAGCTGCCCATCAGAAGCATGGGGCCACGACGATATTCCCTACCGTGTTGGCTCCGGAAATCGGGGTGATCGATAAGGCGGTGGCCGTATGCGAGGAGATGATGAGGAAAAAAGACGGCCCTATCTTGGGATTGCATATCGAGGGACCGTATCTGAATCCGAAGATGGCGGCGAGCCTGTTTATCGATAAGGAGAATCCCGCCGACCCGAAAGAATATAAAGAGATATTGGAACGCACGGATTGCATCAAGCGCTGGGATTCCAGCCCGGAGATACCGGGTGCGCTTGAGTTCGCCCAATACTTGAAGTCGAGGGGAATCCTATCCGCTATCTCGCATACGGAAGCGGAGTTTGATGATATTAAGACCGCTTACAATGCCGGTTTCACGCATGCGGCTCATTTCTATAACGCCATGCCTGGTTTCCATAAGCGTCGTGAATATAAGTACGAGGGAACGGTGGAAAGTGTTTTCTTGATGGACGATATGACGGTAGAGGTGATTGCTGACGGGCGTCATTTACCCTCTACGATCCTCCGATTGGTCTATAAGTTGAAAGGAGTGGAACGTACTTGCTTGGTTACGGACG from Parabacteroides distasonis ATCC 8503 includes these protein-coding regions:
- a CDS encoding RagB/SusD family nutrient uptake outer membrane protein gives rise to the protein MKRLSIYMLAAGMAALSTSCSDFLDTVPKDQLAPSTTWQTEADAKGFIVGCYKDLLDGNTLLYLDCGSDIGYNNFPWEGFRPWGDGSLSSSNPGQILYDYKSIRKANTFLENVDKVTFSSDAVKANYVAQAKAIRAYKYFLMNWWYGGVPIISSYSSADEAKVERNTEQEVRDYIAKDLDEALAGIAEAPEARGYIAKGAVLAIKMREALYYGDWQKAKDAAKAIIDLKQYELDPDYTNLFKVSGVDSKEIILADQNIETLDGLGTIGQMYNNVDQGWSSIVPTQNLVDMYEMSDGLTKEESKTYDAKHPFANRDPRMAMTILYPGRDWRGDVLNTLDEKLQDGTVNKNFPTYTDNASKSALTWAKYLDPMDQYGDVWSSGACPIVFRYAEVLLTYAEAANELSGPSDEIYGYLNQIRQRVGMGEVDKAKYGTKDKLRELIRRERTVELAGEGLRRADIVRWQEDGKMLAEKVMNGDLLRVTGTINYGESEPTKRAEITGTAVIETRQFSSRNRYLPIPQTSMDKNPNLKQNPGY
- the nagA gene encoding N-acetylglucosamine-6-phosphate deacetylase — encoded protein: MLTQIINGHILTPQGWMKDGSVLISDGKILEVTNSDLAVIGAKVVDAKGMSIVPGFVAMNIHGGGGFDFSECTEEAFHGAVAAHQKHGATTIFPTVLAPEIGVIDKAVAVCEEMMRKKDGPILGLHIEGPYLNPKMAASLFIDKENPADPKEYKEILERTDCIKRWDSSPEIPGALEFAQYLKSRGILSAISHTEAEFDDIKTAYNAGFTHAAHFYNAMPGFHKRREYKYEGTVESVFLMDDMTVEVIADGRHLPSTILRLVYKLKGVERTCLVTDALSCAANEGKPLSDPRIIIEDGVCKLADHSSLVGSIATMDVLVRTMVQKADIPLADAVRMASETPARLMGVSDRTGTLQRGKDADIVILDRKLNVRAVWSMGNLVPETNTLV
- the nagA gene encoding N-acetylglucosamine-6-phosphate deacetylase produces the protein MLTQIINGKILTPQGWLKDGSVLISDGKILEVTNCDLAVVGATLIDAKGMYIVPGGVEIHVHGGGGRDFMEGTEEAFRAAVATHMKHGTTSIFPTLSSSTIPMIRAAAETTEKLMAEKDSPVLGLHLEGHYFNMKMAGGQIPENIKNPDPEEYIPLLEETHCIKRWDAAPELPGAMQFGKYITSKGVLASVGHTQAEFEDILTAYEVGYTHATHFYNAMPGFHKRREYKYEGTVESIYLLDDMTVEVVADGIHVPPTILRLVYKIKGVERTCLITDALACAASDSQVAFDPRVIIEDGVCKLADRSALAGSVATMDRLIRTMVQKAEIPLEDAVRMASETPARIMGVSDRKGTLQRGKDADIVLLDRDLNVRAVWAMGKLVEGTNKLF
- a CDS encoding alpha/beta hydrolase, whose product is MKKKLIAFVCFLLVSLSGLPQLPVRLNERPVVLNTSTGVLKGKMVTPNQESGYPVVLIIPGSGPTDMDGNSAALPGKNNSLRYLAEGLAGKGIASLRYDKRGIASSASAGKDEYSMRFEDGIKDARGWIDYLSKDKRISGIYVLGHSEGALVGMAASVDNPKVKGYISVAGAGRPAYEIIEEQMAGQPEVIRNMVRSINTSLKEGKLVPDVPIGLQALFRSSVQPYMISWYTYNPQEIIKKLKVPVLILQGDKDMQVSVKDAELLKRSQPSADYHLIGNMNHLMKTCDTMDQQKQMATYTDPALPLHKDVLILIEKFVSKP
- a CDS encoding ABC-F family ATP-binding cassette domain-containing protein → MISVEGLTVEFGGFTLFDDISFVVNKKDRIALVGKNGAGKSTMLKIFAGLQSPTSGTVSVPKEVTIGYLPQHMQLVDTRTVREEAECAFEHIHEMEEEINRLNTQLAERTDYDSEGYQKLIDRVTYLSEHFQMMGGNNYHAELERTLAGLGFSRSDFDRPTSEFSGGWRMRIELAKLLLRRPDVLLLDEPTNHLDIESIQWLENFIATRANAVILVSHDRAFIDNTTFRTLEIELGKVYDYKVKYSEYVVLRRERREQQQRAYENQQKKLADTEAFIERFRYKATKSVQVQSRIKQLEKVERIEVDDVDTAMLRLKFPPAPRSGSYPVICEEVAKRYGDHLIFDHVTLTINRGDKVAFVGKNGEGKSTLVKCIMGEITDFTGKLQLGHNVKIGYFAQNQAQLLNENLTVFDTIDYVAQGDIRLKIRDILGAFMFGGEASDKKVKVLSGGERTRLAMIRLLLEPVNLLILDEPTNHLDMRSKDVLKDALREFDGTVIVVSHDREFLDGLVDKVYEFGNQKVVEHLGGIYNFLEHKKMDSLRELERSTGTSTSMSGTGEAQVSHNKLSYEARKELSKVIKKAEKAVAEAEARISELENGIAVIEAKLATPEGASDASLYGEYSALKKELSDAMDLWTERTMELEELNTQDS